A genomic segment from Aegilops tauschii subsp. strangulata cultivar AL8/78 chromosome 1, Aet v6.0, whole genome shotgun sequence encodes:
- the LOC109766635 gene encoding uncharacterized protein: MGKGYHKKLGVNKAAIAGTGSGKGQAMRGGNGAGPCGVGWGSGRSTFSATDHSTFQTVSWQTYRSVTITRSSKAATAGEGKGKGAGGGYSKRSGGRTGVGSDGPRGGAVKAGPRGGKGAGGGGRGGAPTFSATGHGTLQTDMHATNEYYDCSSEHGVSFSRTHHGTFETDHGTFDTAAETMNEYYDEEEDLGLPLVEGGDQDNAGQHDAEFLCDEEGEGGEIGDDGNGGGGDDDIGGAGIGDDLFDGDDYYDNDVAGDFDGGYDWW, translated from the exons ATGGGGAAGGGCTACCACAAGAAGCTGGGCGTGAACAAGGCGGCCATCGCCGGCACAGGCTCCGGGAAGGGCCAGGCCATGCGCGGCGGGAACGGGGCCGGACCTTGTGGTGTGGGCTGGGGATCAGGCCGGTCGACGTTCTCTGCCACCGACCATAGCACCTTCCAGACGGTAAGCTGGCAAACTTACCGATCAGTAACCATTACGCGTTCTTCCAAGGCGGCCACCGCCGGTGAAGGAAAGGGCAAGGGCGCCGGCGGCGGCTACTCTAAGCGCTCGGGAGGCAGAACAGGCGTGGGATCTGATGGCCCGAGAGGAGGCGCGGTCAAGGCCGGCCCCCGAGGAGGGAAGGGAGCAGGTGGTGGCGGCCGGGGAGGCGCGCCGACATTCTCTGCCACCGGCCATGGCACCTTGCAGACG GACATGCATGCCACGAATGAGTACTACGACTGTTCGTCTGAGCACGGTGTGTCATTCTCTCGCACCCACCATGGCACCTTTGAGACTGACCATGGCACCTTTGACACG GCCGCGGAGACCATGAATGAGTACTACGATGAGGAGGAGGACCTTGGTTTGCCCCTGGTTGAGGGCGGAGATCAGGATAATGCAGGCCAGCACGATGCTGAATTTCTGTGTGATGAAGAAGGCGAGGGCGGTGAGATCGGCGATGATGGCAATGGAGGGGGTGGTGATGACGACATAGGCGGTGCTGGGATTGGTGATGACCTCTTCGATGGCGATGACTACTACGACAATGACGTCGCCGGGGATTTTGATGGTGGCTATGACTGGTGGTAG
- the LOC123493355 gene encoding uncharacterized protein, translated as MGKAYRKKLGVNKAATPAGGKGKGAGGGNAKRSGGAAGAGGAGPGGGAKGAGGAGWGGASTFSATYHSTFQTAVNVTNEYYNQWGNDCSSDDDGPPSAPADDSTFETAVNDTNEYYQEEEDNNCSSPFAPADHSTFETAVKIMNEHYDDDENLGLSMDSEEEGVQDAEPVSDADGEGDDDAGSGDDHFGDDDYYDDDIAGCFDAFYDPGDAGDGADDWW; from the exons ATGGGGAAGGCCTACCGCAAGAAGCTGGGCGTGAACAAGGCGGCCACCCCCGCCGGAGGGAAGGGCAAGGGAGCCGGCGGCGGCAACGCTAAGCGCTCGGGAGGCGCAGCGGGCGCTGGCGGTGCCGGACCGGGAGGAGGCGCCAAGGGAGCAGGTGGTGCGGGCTGGGGAGGCGCGTCGACGTTCTCTGCCACCTACCATAGCACCTTTCAGACG GCAGTGAATGTCACGAACGAGTACTACAACCAGTGGGGGAACGACTGCTCGTCCGACGACGACGGCCCGCCATCCGCTCCCGCCGACGATAGCACATTTGAGACG GCCGTGAATGACACGAATGAGTACTACCAAGAGGAGGAGGATAACAACTGTTCGTCCCCATTCGCTCCAGCCGACCATAGCACCTTCGAAACG GCCGTGAAGATCATGAATGAGCACTACGATGACGACGAGAACCTCGGTTTGTCCATGGATAGCGAGGAAGAGGGCGTGCAGGATGCTGAACCTGTGTCTGATGCAGACGGGGAGGGTGATGACGACGCCGGGAGTGGTGATGACCACTTCGGTGACGATGACTACTACGACGACGACATAGCCGGCTGTTTCGACGCTTTCTACGATCCCGGTGATGCTGGGGATGGAGCTGATGACTGGTGGTAG